Proteins from one Balaenoptera musculus isolate JJ_BM4_2016_0621 chromosome 7, mBalMus1.pri.v3, whole genome shotgun sequence genomic window:
- the KCNJ3 gene encoding G protein-activated inward rectifier potassium channel 1 isoform X3 translates to MSALRRKFGDDYQVVTTSSSGSGLQPQGPGQGPQQQLVPKKKRQRFVDKNGRCNVQHGNLGSETSRYLSDLFTTLVDLKWRWNLFIFILTYTVAWLFMASMWWVIAYTRGDLNKAHVGNYTPCVANVYNFPSAFLFFIETEATIGYGYRYITDKCPEGIILFLFQSILGSIVDAFLIGCMFIKMSQPKKRAETLMFSEHAVISMRDGKLTLMFRVGNLRNSHMVSAQIRCKLLKG, encoded by the coding sequence ATGTCTGCACTCCGAAGGAAATTTGGGGACGATTACCAGGTAGTGACGACCTCGTCCAGCGGCTCGGGCTTGCAGCCCCAGGGGCCGGGCCAGGGCCCGCAGCAGCAGCTTGTGCCCAAGAAGAAGCGACAGCGGTTCGTGGACAAGAACGGCCGGTGCAATGTCCAGCACGGCAACCTGGGCAGTGAGACGAGCCGCTACCTCTCGGACCTCTTCACCACCCTGGTGGACCTCAAGTGGCGCTGGAACCTCTTCATCTTCATTCTCACCTACACCGTGGCCTGGCTCTTCATGGCGTCCATGTGGTGGGTGATTGCCTACACTCGGGGCGACCTGAACAAAGCCCACGTCGGCAACTACACGCCCTGCGTGGCCAATGTCTATAACTTCCCTTCGGCCTTCCTCTTCTTCATCGAGACCGAGGCCACCATCGGCTATGGCTACCGCTACATCACCGACAAGTGCCCCGAGGGCatcatcctcttcctctttcagTCTATTCTCGGCTCCATCGTGGACGCCTTCCTCATAGGCTGCATGTTCATCAAGATGTCCCAGCCCAAGAAGCGCGCGGAGACCCTGATGTTTAGTGAGCACGCGGTGATCTCTATGAGGGACGGAAAACTCACGCTCATGTTCCGAGTGGGCAACCTGCGCAACAGCCATATGGTCTCCGCGCAGATCCGCTGTAAGCTGCTCAAA